A genomic window from Acidimicrobiales bacterium includes:
- a CDS encoding DUF4917 family protein — MILGNGFSMAYDPHAFGYDALADHAEAQAHLSAAALRLMKALGTTDFEEAMRAIRATIRTLRALNPTGYKKTLTRLEAAETEIREALAQSVAGLHPERPYEIDMRCYLSVRRFLRPFDHIFSVNYDLLLYWSLMQEITDGAMRYPSRAHDDGFRDSGVDGDDTVLWDIYDPFKQTVYYLHGALHLYLGADGLRKLTWSRTGEPLVDQVREQLAIHRFPLYVAEADSPTKLDRINRSAYLSRGLRSLSSVGGSVIVYGHSLDPNDAHIFEALVRSKVKRVAVSVYGDPKSSRNRAVIQTAKDLVGCRAARSPRAPLAVKFFNAEDVALWDPA; from the coding sequence GTGATCCTCGGCAACGGCTTCAGCATGGCGTACGACCCCCACGCATTCGGCTACGACGCACTCGCAGACCACGCAGAGGCCCAAGCCCACCTGTCCGCAGCAGCGTTGCGGCTGATGAAGGCGCTCGGGACGACCGATTTCGAGGAGGCCATGCGGGCGATCAGGGCGACGATCAGAACGCTCCGAGCCCTGAACCCGACCGGGTACAAGAAGACCCTCACGAGGTTGGAGGCGGCGGAGACGGAGATCCGGGAGGCGCTCGCTCAGTCGGTCGCGGGGCTTCACCCAGAGCGCCCGTACGAAATCGATATGCGTTGCTATCTCTCGGTGCGCCGTTTCCTTCGGCCCTTCGATCACATCTTCTCCGTCAACTACGACCTCCTCCTCTACTGGTCGCTGATGCAGGAAATCACCGACGGCGCAATGCGCTACCCCTCTCGCGCCCACGACGACGGGTTCAGAGACAGCGGCGTGGACGGCGATGACACGGTGTTGTGGGACATCTACGACCCGTTCAAGCAGACCGTCTACTACCTGCACGGCGCTCTCCACCTGTACCTGGGCGCCGACGGCCTTCGAAAGCTGACGTGGAGTCGGACAGGGGAGCCCCTCGTAGATCAGGTGCGCGAGCAACTCGCCATCCATCGATTCCCCCTGTACGTGGCGGAAGCCGACTCGCCGACGAAGCTCGACCGGATCAATCGCAGCGCATATTTGTCGCGAGGCCTACGCAGCCTGAGCAGCGTCGGGGGCTCGGTCATCGTCTATGGGCATTCCCTGGACCCCAACGACGCTCACATCTTCGAAGCCTTGGTCCGCTCGAAGGTGAAGCGAGTGGCAGTCTCCGTCTACGGCGACCCGAAGTCATCACGGAACCGCGCAGTCATCCAGACGGCGAAGGATCTCGTGGGCTGTCGGGCAGCCCGGTCCCCGCGTGCGCCCCTAGCCGTGAAGTTCTTCAACGCCGAGGACGTCGCGCTCTGGGACCCGGCCTAG
- a CDS encoding GNAT family N-acetyltransferase, whose amino-acid sequence MAEGRIRGYEPRDRPAVRRICFDTGYMGDPVAWQWSDPESFADLFASWYTDHEPGSASVVEIDGSVAGYLLGCRDSTRVATPGTLVARHLLRRGLLARPGTAPVLWRAVADLGRAAVHRDLPASGFHDRRWPAHLHIDLLPRARGQGFGRQLIERWLDTLRADGVAGCHLGTWAENTGALAFFRSVGFEPRGRPVPMPGLRARDGSRHHTQLMVRSLP is encoded by the coding sequence GTGGCCGAAGGGCGCATCAGGGGCTACGAGCCCCGGGACCGGCCGGCCGTGCGGCGCATCTGCTTCGACACCGGCTACATGGGCGACCCGGTGGCGTGGCAGTGGTCCGACCCCGAGAGCTTCGCCGACCTGTTCGCCTCCTGGTACACCGACCACGAACCCGGCTCCGCCTCGGTGGTCGAGATCGATGGCTCGGTGGCCGGCTACCTCCTCGGCTGCCGGGACAGCACCAGGGTGGCCACGCCCGGCACCCTGGTGGCCCGGCACCTCCTCCGGCGAGGCCTGCTGGCCCGCCCCGGCACGGCCCCGGTGCTGTGGCGGGCGGTGGCCGACCTCGGGCGGGCCGCCGTCCACCGAGACCTGCCGGCCAGCGGGTTCCACGACCGCCGCTGGCCGGCCCACCTCCACATCGACCTCCTCCCCCGGGCCCGGGGCCAGGGCTTCGGCCGCCAGCTGATCGAGCGGTGGCTGGACACGCTGCGGGCCGACGGCGTGGCCGGCTGCCACCTGGGGACCTGGGCCGAGAACACGGGGGCGCTCGCCTTCTTCCGGTCCGTGGGCTTCGAGCCCCGGGGCCGGCCCGTGCCCATGCCCGGCCTGCGGGCCCGCGACGGCAGCCGCCACCACACCCAGCTCATGGTCCGGTCCCTCCCGTGA
- a CDS encoding family 20 glycosylhydrolase — protein sequence MSRVEDLVLVPRPRHLEALGGTVADPVPVGAPPTEVGPAGHLADAGGTVHTATTAGLPAQGFRLTISAATGIRIEHGDDAGLRYATQLLGQVRGQSPDGRLPALHVEDHPDIPTRGLMLDVSRDRVPTRATLARLVEIAALARLNQLQLYIEHTFTYPGHDEVWAGASPLTPDDVAWLDDLCAAQGIELVANQNCFGHMGRWLAHDRYRDRAECPDGWEPIPGLRLPPSVLAPTAENAAFTLGLLGELLPAFRSRAVHIGGDEPFELGRGASRAAVEARGLGPVYVEHLRRLADPLLAEGRQVQVWADVLRRHPQQARDLPEGIVPVAWCYEAPPPGGRPLDLPEPVVQLMAAFGTGPEAFSGFAPQVAPLAKAGVPFWVAPGTSSWCSLVGRIDNARANLLDAALVGRAHDTEGYLVTDWGDGGHHQPPAAASDRWSWAGRWPGEPTPTTTWTWAPSCPTTSSATPPAGWPPPSTPWAGSGPAPANGPSTAAPSPPPSSRAWSTWCSAPPTGTGSGTCSAPSRTPWPRWPAPGRPAPTRATWWPRSARPPAWPATGPGACSAPRGPAPTTCETTWPS from the coding sequence GTGAGCCGGGTCGAGGACCTGGTGCTGGTGCCCCGCCCCCGCCACCTCGAGGCCCTGGGCGGCACCGTCGCCGATCCCGTCCCCGTCGGGGCCCCGCCCACCGAGGTCGGGCCGGCCGGGCACCTCGCCGACGCCGGCGGGACCGTCCACACCGCCACCACCGCCGGCCTCCCCGCCCAGGGGTTCCGGCTGACCATCTCCGCGGCCACCGGCATCCGCATCGAGCACGGCGACGACGCCGGGCTGCGCTACGCCACCCAGCTCCTCGGCCAGGTCCGCGGCCAGAGCCCCGACGGCCGGCTCCCGGCCCTCCACGTCGAGGACCACCCCGACATCCCCACCCGGGGCCTGATGCTGGACGTCAGCCGCGACCGGGTCCCCACCCGGGCCACCCTGGCCCGCCTGGTGGAGATCGCCGCCCTGGCCCGGCTCAACCAGCTCCAGCTCTACATCGAGCACACCTTCACCTATCCCGGCCACGACGAGGTCTGGGCCGGCGCCTCGCCCCTCACCCCGGACGACGTGGCCTGGCTCGACGACCTGTGCGCGGCGCAGGGCATCGAGCTGGTGGCCAACCAGAACTGCTTCGGCCACATGGGCCGTTGGCTGGCCCACGACCGCTACCGCGACCGGGCCGAGTGCCCCGACGGCTGGGAGCCCATCCCCGGCCTGCGCCTCCCGCCCTCGGTCCTGGCCCCCACCGCGGAGAACGCCGCCTTCACCCTCGGCCTCCTCGGCGAGCTGCTCCCCGCCTTCCGCAGCCGGGCCGTCCACATCGGCGGCGACGAGCCCTTCGAGCTGGGCCGGGGGGCCAGCCGGGCCGCGGTGGAGGCCCGGGGCCTGGGCCCGGTCTACGTCGAGCACCTGCGCCGCCTGGCCGATCCCCTCCTGGCCGAGGGCCGCCAGGTCCAGGTGTGGGCCGACGTGCTGCGCCGCCACCCCCAGCAGGCCCGGGACCTGCCGGAGGGGATCGTCCCCGTGGCCTGGTGCTACGAGGCCCCGCCGCCCGGCGGTCGCCCCCTGGACCTCCCCGAGCCGGTGGTCCAGCTCATGGCCGCCTTCGGCACCGGGCCCGAGGCCTTCTCCGGGTTCGCACCCCAGGTCGCCCCCCTGGCCAAGGCCGGCGTGCCGTTCTGGGTCGCCCCCGGGACCTCGTCGTGGTGCTCCCTGGTGGGCCGGATCGACAACGCCAGGGCCAACCTGCTGGACGCCGCCCTGGTGGGCCGGGCCCACGACACCGAGGGCTACCTCGTCACCGACTGGGGCGACGGCGGCCACCACCAGCCCCCCGCGGCAGCGTCGGACCGCTGGTCCTGGGCGGGGCGCTGGCCTGGGGAGCCGACGCCAACCACGACCTGGACCTGGGCGCCGTCCTGTCCCACCACGTCTTCGGCGACCCCACCGGCCGGCTGGCCGCCGCCCTCGACACCCTGGGCCGGCAGTGGGCCCGCACCGGCCAACGGGCCCTCAACGGCAGCCCCCTCTCCGCCGCCCTCCTCCCGAGCGTGGTCCACCTGGTGCTCGGCCCCCCCGACCGGGACCGGGTCCGGGACGTGCTCGGCGCCATCGAGGACGCCCTGGCCGAGGTGGCCGGCGCCCGGCCGACCTGCACCGACACGAGCGACGTGGTGGCCGAGGTCAGCCAGGCCGCCCGCCTGGCCCGCCACGGGGCCTGGCGCCTGCTCGGCTCCGAGGGGCCCGGCGCCGACCACCTGCGAGACGACATGGCCGAGCTGA
- the secG gene encoding preprotein translocase subunit SecG: protein MYVVTPLHLAASSILVVLVLLHSGKGGGLSDMFGGGIGASAAGSTVMEKNLNRITVVVSVVWSFTTIALGMLLTTNA, encoded by the coding sequence CTGTACGTCGTCACCCCGCTCCACCTGGCGGCCTCGTCGATCCTCGTCGTCCTGGTGCTGCTGCACAGCGGCAAGGGCGGAGGCCTCTCGGACATGTTCGGTGGTGGCATCGGGGCGTCGGCCGCCGGTTCCACGGTGATGGAGAAGAACCTCAACCGCATCACCGTCGTGGTCTCGGTGGTGTGGAGCTTCACCACCATCGCCCTCGGGATGCTCCTCACCACCAACGCCTGA
- the tpiA gene encoding triose-phosphate isomerase has product MARLPLISGNWKMHHNHFEALSTVQKLSYLLGDDLDGKVEVSVHPPLTDLRTVQTTIEQDKMAIALGAQHCHWEDKGAFTGEVAPSMLAKLNVRYVIVGHSERREVFGETDEWVNDKVLAILRHGMTPILCCGETLEEREAGRTEEKVAGQVRAGLRGVSPEQVAGLVLAYEPIWAIGTGRTATPEDAQATCALVRATVVEVAGPEAAAAVRIQYGGSVKPANAAELMAQPDIDGALVGGASLDAEEFARIVRFGDA; this is encoded by the coding sequence ATGGCTCGCCTCCCGCTCATCAGCGGCAACTGGAAGATGCACCACAACCACTTCGAGGCCCTGTCCACGGTCCAGAAGCTGTCGTACCTGCTGGGCGACGACCTGGACGGCAAGGTGGAGGTGTCGGTGCACCCGCCGCTCACCGACCTGCGGACGGTCCAGACCACCATCGAGCAGGACAAGATGGCCATCGCCCTGGGGGCCCAGCACTGCCACTGGGAGGACAAGGGCGCCTTCACCGGCGAGGTGGCCCCGTCGATGCTGGCCAAGCTCAACGTGCGCTACGTGATCGTGGGCCACTCCGAGCGCCGGGAGGTCTTCGGCGAGACCGACGAGTGGGTCAACGACAAGGTGCTGGCCATCCTGCGCCACGGGATGACCCCCATCCTGTGCTGCGGCGAGACGCTGGAGGAGCGGGAGGCGGGCCGCACCGAGGAGAAGGTGGCCGGCCAGGTCCGGGCCGGGCTCCGGGGTGTGAGCCCCGAGCAGGTGGCCGGCCTGGTGCTGGCCTATGAGCCCATCTGGGCCATCGGCACCGGCCGCACCGCCACGCCGGAGGACGCCCAGGCCACCTGCGCCCTGGTGCGGGCCACGGTGGTCGAGGTGGCGGGACCCGAGGCCGCGGCCGCGGTGCGGATCCAGTACGGGGGGTCGGTGAAGCCGGCCAACGCCGCCGAGCTGATGGCCCAGCCCGACATCGACGGGGCCCTGGTGGGCGGGGCGTCGTTGGACGCCGAGGAGTTCGCCCGGATCGTGCGCTTCGGCGACGCCTGA
- a CDS encoding phosphoglycerate kinase, whose product MSTADIPRLEDLEAALGGLEGKRVLVRADLNVPLRDGTIADDLRIRAAVPTLRWLVQRGAQVTACSHLGRPQGAPDPAFSMDPVRARLAELVPGVEVRENLRFDPGETADDPAFVARLVEGQDGYVNDAFGASHRAHASIVGPPRHLPSAAGRLLAEEVDVLLRCRDAPRRPFVGILGGAKVSDKLGVIGALLEVCDSLIIGGGMCFTFLAAQGHRVGSSLLEEDQVDACRRLLGSGAPLHLPSDITALGPGGKIGDPSAGGDVRQVGRDVPDGWMGLDIGPGTAAEFSDVVAEARQVLWNGPMGVFEDPRFEAGTRTVAEAVADCRGFTVVGGGDSAAAVAQFGLADRIDHVSTGGGASLELLEQGDLPGLEALRRGRTPS is encoded by the coding sequence GTGAGCACCGCTGACATCCCGCGCCTGGAGGACCTGGAGGCCGCCCTCGGGGGCCTGGAGGGCAAGCGCGTCCTGGTGCGGGCCGACCTCAACGTCCCCCTGCGCGACGGGACCATCGCCGATGACCTGCGCATCCGGGCCGCGGTGCCCACCCTGCGGTGGCTCGTCCAGCGGGGGGCCCAGGTGACGGCCTGCTCCCACCTGGGCCGGCCCCAGGGGGCGCCCGACCCGGCCTTCTCCATGGACCCGGTGCGGGCCCGGCTGGCCGAGCTGGTGCCGGGGGTGGAGGTGCGGGAGAACCTGCGCTTCGACCCGGGCGAGACGGCCGACGATCCCGCCTTCGTGGCCCGCCTGGTCGAGGGCCAGGACGGCTACGTGAACGACGCCTTCGGGGCCTCGCACCGGGCCCACGCCTCAATCGTGGGCCCGCCCCGGCACCTGCCCAGCGCGGCAGGCCGCCTGTTGGCCGAGGAGGTCGACGTCCTGCTCCGCTGCCGCGACGCGCCCCGGCGGCCGTTCGTGGGCATCCTGGGCGGGGCCAAGGTCAGCGACAAGCTGGGCGTCATCGGCGCCCTGCTGGAGGTGTGCGACAGCCTGATCATCGGCGGGGGCATGTGCTTCACCTTCCTGGCCGCCCAGGGCCACCGGGTCGGCTCGTCCCTGCTGGAGGAGGACCAGGTCGACGCCTGCCGCCGGCTGCTGGGCTCGGGCGCCCCCCTGCACCTGCCCTCGGACATCACCGCCCTGGGCCCGGGCGGGAAGATCGGCGACCCCTCGGCCGGGGGCGACGTCCGCCAGGTGGGCCGGGACGTGCCCGACGGCTGGATGGGCCTCGACATCGGGCCCGGCACCGCGGCCGAGTTCTCCGACGTCGTGGCCGAGGCCCGCCAGGTCCTGTGGAACGGCCCCATGGGCGTGTTCGAGGACCCCCGCTTCGAGGCCGGCACCCGCACCGTGGCCGAGGCCGTGGCCGACTGCCGGGGCTTCACCGTGGTGGGCGGGGGCGACTCGGCCGCCGCCGTGGCCCAGTTCGGCCTGGCCGACCGCATCGACCACGTCTCCACCGGCGGCGGCGCCTCGCTGGAGCTGCTCGAGCAGGGTGACCTGCCCGGGCTCGAGGCCCTGCGCCGCGGCCGCACCCCGTCCTAG